The following nucleotide sequence is from Cytobacillus luteolus.
TTGAGGGGATGACCATGAACAAAACGTTTTATCATTTTATTTTAAAATATCGCGCTGTAAAGGTACGTGATGAAATTAGTAAGTTTGCTAATGACGTATATGATGATCATAGCTTTCCTAAAGGGTCTAGTGATTATCATGAAATTAGTTCCTATCTAGAATTAAACGGCCAGTATCTATCGAGTATGTCAGTATTCGATGAGGCATGGGAGATTTATCTTTCAGATGAAATAAAATAACTATTATGATGAATTTTTAGGCGAACCAATAAGGGTTCGTCTTTTTTGCGCTTTTTTTGAGATTAATCCTAATACTCATTTCATTAGCGATACAAGCCTTACTTGCATAGTATATTGTAACTTTTATTTATCACGACTCTTCAAAGGGGATGATTATTCTGGATAGAAAAAATAAACCAAAGTATAAAGTAGGAGATGTAGTCGTGATTATTGTATATGGAACAGTTGGCACGATTACAGATATAAAAAAAATGAATGATCTCTGGACATATGAAGTAAACCATCATTCTGAAGCCCTTTACCTTGAGGATACATTAAAGCTTCTCTCAGAATATGAGGGTAAAGTACTTGAATCTGAAAATATTGAAATTGAATTTAATTACTACTTTGGTGACTTGGTACTTGTTGCAGGGTATGGACGTGAGTTCTTCAAGGTCATCGGAATACGTACAGAAATTTGGAGATATAAGGACAATGCTTGGGAGGAAGTCATCTATGAACTAACGCGAATAAAAGATGGGGAATGGCTAGAAGCCGGTGAGGAGGAACTAACCCTTGTAGCAGACCATCAACATGCAGAAGCATTTTTACAAAAAATCTCCCAATTGTATTTAGCGAAGAAAGAGACTACAAGTTTGGAGATGCACGGGATGAAAAAAGAATTTCGCAAATCTGAAAAGGAACACTTAAAAAAAGAAAATGAGCGCAGAGAAATTATTGATGGGCTATTGGATGTATACAATGATTACAAACTCCTTTATGAATTATTTGAGGATGATCAATATAAAGATGTGATGGAATTGGCTTTAAAAAACTTAGAAAAGCTCACAAGCATGAAGTCCAGTGATCAAAAACAATAATCACGACTACAATTTAAGGTTATTAACTTATCTCTTGATTGAGGTGAGTTTTTTATTGGTGTTCATTAGAATAACCCTTTCGCTATAATATAGAGGAAATAAGGAATGCCAACAATTACAATGACAGAGAACATTGCCTGTAGCGCTTTTTCAAAAAGTATATCAAATTTTTCACTGTCTAGTATTGATACAAAACGGTTCGTTTTTACTTCTGTTTTAGAACGGATTGCCTCCATTTTATACACCTTTGCTAACATACAAATTCCCCCTTATTTTCGTAAAGCTTGTCCACTTGCTTACATACTATGCCGAAAAAACTTCAATCATTCCAAAAAAATTAAAAGACAAAATATCGATACCCTATTCAATTGACATAAGTTTTAGTGCTTGCTCATAAAACTTAATAAAGGGGGGCGGTATTGTGAAAGAAATTGACGTTGTAATCGATACGGAGGAAATTGCAGAATTCTTTTACAATGAGCTGATCAAACGCGGCTATGCACCAAGTGAGGAAGAAATTGAGCAAATAGCGGACATAACCTTTGAATATTTACTTGAAAAGAGCATCATTGATGAAGAATTAGAAGAAGATGACTAAGAAACAACGGGTAGAAATACTCGTTGTTTTTTTATATGAAAAAATTGGTAGAAAATTAACTAATTTGTCTTAATAATTGAAACCTCTAATTGTTAGGTTCGTATATAATAAATGTAGTAAGTATATTGAGTACTGGGGGTAGAGAAATGTCTTTATTTAATAAGGTTTTTGCAAGTGTTGGAATTGGAGCGGCAAGAGTGGATACAAAGCTTTATGAAACAACATTTACAGCTGGCGAGGAAATTAAAGGGGTTGTAGAAATCACCGGAGGGAACATCGCTCAGCAAATAGATGAAATATACATTACCTTAAACACAACGTATATAAAAGAAAGAAATGATTCTAAAATGAATCAACATGCGATTATTGATAAGTTTAGAATTTCTGAAAGCTTTACAATTGAAGCTAATGAGAAAAAAGAAATCCCATTTAGTTATTCTTTACCATTAGATATTCCTGTTACAATGGGAAAAACAAGGGTTTGGTTACAAACAGGGTTAGATATAAAAAATGCAGTTGACCCAACAGACAGAGATTTTATCGAAGTTAGAGCTTCTCAGTTGATGACAGCCGTGTTAGATACGGTTAGCGATTTAGGATTTCGTTTAAGAAAAGTAGATTGTGAAGAGGCACCGTATAAATTTAGAAGACGACTGCCATTCATTCAAGAGTTTGAATTTGTTCCAATGAGTGGTAGCTTCCGTGGAAAGCTTGACGAGTTAGAGCTTGTATTTTTCCCGCAATCAAACAGCTCAGTCGAAGTCTTAATGGAAGTAGATCGACGAGCTCGCGGACTAGGAAGCTTTTTAGCTGAAGCGCTAGAAATGGATGAATCTTTAGTACGCTTCACTGTTTCGACAACGGATCTTCCTCAGTTAAAGGATAAAATTCATTCAATCATAAACCGATATAGTTAATAATATGTGACTTGAGCTATTAAATGCTCAAGTCTTTTTTATGGAATTTTAAAGTGTAGATTCTAGTACTTTTGTAGCTTTTTACGAAGTTAAGGTGTTTCGACAAAAGAAGAGGAATTGTGAGAAAGGAATCGACAGAGGATAGGTCTAAATAATAGGGTAACTCTGGATAAGGCGGGGATACCAGTGGTACATAAAATGCTATTTTTTAAAACAAGAGAAAAAGTGCAATACGATATAACCATTTTTCAGACTCCGAAGTATGGTGAATTGAAAGGGTATAGACAGGTATACCGTGTAACTATAGAAGGAATTAATCATAAAGATGCAATTAAAAACGTATTTCGCATGTTTAATGTAAATGATTTAATCCCTAAAGATTATCAAGCTCGCTATTTAAACACAGGTGATATTCTTTTGTTTGATGAAGGAAGAAAGGGGCAAACCTATTACAAGTTATGTGTCGGTGGCTGGCAGAAAGTAAACCGAGTGATTCTTAGGTAGATCTGTAAACGTGATTAATAGAGTAAGCTGCATAATTTGTTGAGTAGACGGAAAATTTATACTTTGAAAGGAGTCGATGATGAATGGATAAAAAACAAAACATACCTTCTGTTGCACCTGGAATTGATGATGATGAAGAGTTAGAACGTTCAGCATCTAAGCAGGAAAAAGATAAAGGTGAATTTACTCAGGTAACTAAATTATCTTATGATGAAGTAGATCCTTCTTAACACAACACTAAAAACCCTAAAAAAGGGTTTTTAGTTTAGCTTATTTATTATGCCCTGGACCATTTTTTCTTCCACTTGCAGAGTATTCTTTATCGTGGGCAATATGTTCAGCCTCTATTACTTCGGGGGGAATATGGTTATTCTTTTTAGGACTATTAATTCTTGCGCGATGCTTTTTTCCCATGATGATTTCCTCCTTAACAATTCTTCTTCTATAATATCTCCTGTTTGATTGGTTATTATTTTTCATTTATATGGTGAAAGTTCCTATATTAAACAACTACTTGTTTCAAATGAACAAAAAAGTATGCTATATTGTTTAATTGTAGTCAATACTATAAAAAAGATTTAACTGGAGGTTCATTATGAGTGTACATATTGGTGCTAAACAAAATGAAATAGCGGAAACGATTTTATTACCAGGAGATCCACTTCGTGCAAAATATATAGCAGAAACGTTTTTAGAAGGTGCAACTTGTTATAATGAAGTACGTGGAATGCTTGGTTTTACTGGGACATATAAAGGTGAGAGAATTTCAGTACAAGGAACTGGAATGGGTGTTCCTTCAATTTCTATCTACATAAATGAATTAATGCAAAGTTATGGGGTACAAAATCTTATCCGTGTAGGAACATGTGGTGCTATTCAAAAAGATGTAAAAGTACGAGATGTGATTATTGCGATGAGTGCCTCAACAGATT
It contains:
- a CDS encoding YozE family protein; translation: MNKTFYHFILKYRAVKVRDEISKFANDVYDDHSFPKGSSDYHEISSYLELNGQYLSSMSVFDEAWEIYLSDEIK
- a CDS encoding YozD family protein, with the translated sequence MKEIDVVIDTEEIAEFFYNELIKRGYAPSEEEIEQIADITFEYLLEKSIIDEELEEDD
- a CDS encoding sporulation protein; the protein is MSLFNKVFASVGIGAARVDTKLYETTFTAGEEIKGVVEITGGNIAQQIDEIYITLNTTYIKERNDSKMNQHAIIDKFRISESFTIEANEKKEIPFSYSLPLDIPVTMGKTRVWLQTGLDIKNAVDPTDRDFIEVRASQLMTAVLDTVSDLGFRLRKVDCEEAPYKFRRRLPFIQEFEFVPMSGSFRGKLDELELVFFPQSNSSVEVLMEVDRRARGLGSFLAEALEMDESLVRFTVSTTDLPQLKDKIHSIINRYS